One window of Cryptobacterium curtum DSM 15641 genomic DNA carries:
- a CDS encoding respiratory chain complex I subunit 1 family protein yields the protein MTEIIIAIVQAVLLTLLAPLFSGTARWMRAKMHTRRGPSPLQDYYDLIKLIKRQDLHTKDSSFVSRLMPPLFLGSMLILACGMPMITRLSPVPVLADIITIIYLLALPRFFFALAGVDSSDAYAGVGGIRELLVGVLVEPSMMLALFVAALACGTTNVGLMGAQIAEGNVTSPIAVVIAGVAFAMACYIELGKLPFDAAEAEQEIQEGPLQEYSGTSLSMVKLSMSMKQILVISWFVAIFLPFGSAATLAPMDLLVGAVLFLVKITVIGLICSIFENVVARVRWKLTGRQTWTVVGVAVMALVFVVLGI from the coding sequence ATGACTGAGATCATTATCGCAATCGTTCAGGCTGTCCTGCTTACGCTCTTGGCCCCACTGTTTTCTGGAACAGCACGGTGGATGCGTGCGAAGATGCATACGCGTCGCGGCCCATCGCCTTTGCAGGACTACTACGACTTAATCAAACTTATCAAGCGTCAAGACCTGCATACGAAGGATTCAAGCTTCGTATCACGCCTTATGCCACCGCTGTTTTTAGGAAGCATGCTTATCTTGGCATGTGGCATGCCTATGATCACACGGTTAAGTCCAGTTCCTGTACTCGCTGACATTATTACGATCATCTATTTACTAGCTTTGCCGCGCTTCTTCTTTGCGCTGGCAGGTGTGGATTCATCCGATGCTTATGCGGGCGTGGGTGGTATCCGCGAACTTCTCGTAGGCGTGCTTGTTGAGCCGTCTATGATGCTGGCGCTTTTTGTCGCCGCTTTAGCCTGCGGCACTACTAATGTCGGGCTGATGGGCGCTCAGATTGCTGAAGGCAACGTGACTTCGCCGATTGCCGTTGTGATCGCGGGGGTTGCCTTTGCGATGGCCTGCTATATCGAACTGGGCAAGTTGCCTTTCGATGCTGCTGAGGCCGAACAAGAAATTCAAGAGGGCCCACTGCAAGAATACTCTGGTACTTCTCTTTCCATGGTCAAACTGTCTATGTCAATGAAGCAAATTCTTGTTATTAGTTGGTTTGTGGCCATCTTCTTGCCATTTGGTTCAGCAGCTACTCTTGCGCCGATGGACCTTCTGGTAGGTGCAGTGCTCTTCTTGGTAAAAATAACGGTTATCGGGCTTATTTGCTCCATCTTTGAAAACGTAGTTGCACGCGTGCGCTGGAAGCTTACGGGGCGCCAAACCTGGACGGTTGTGGGCGTTGCCGTGATGGCTCTCGTTTTCGTCGTGCTGGGAATTTAA
- a CDS encoding hydrogenase 4 subunit D gives MLSTTLPLLSLGAVAVPFVTALIIVMTPQRAAKWLCITAAAISTLFTLLIWGNLAASGLDSITVPLAQFGSTQVIGLIFDKVSVMLAPCFVGIGLLISIYSVGYMNAGNREHPDAPRRRFYAFFTVFIGAMAGLVYSSTVIGQLMFFEITGACSWALIGYYDTPTARKAAMKALILTHIASLGLYAAAAILYMNTGTFETTAIAQLAPNVKIACLILILIAAWGKSAQLPFYMWLPSAMEAPTPVSAYLHGASMVKVGVAVFARALIGAGQIPEVVGWVVVIGGILTCLFAFLMYLPQKDMKRLLAFSTISQLAYIFLGFGFYIFGSNLALSGSITHIFNHAFTKTLFFLIAGAFSYTMGTRMLPKLKGVLKKRPILGVGFGVAALSIAGAPPMNLFFSKYVIFCGGIEAAEHNPILMAIVIIALIETVGCFAWFLKWTGAVLPGEPSEVVEASQPVPKPMVGVFIVLIILVMCSSFVAAGWLG, from the coding sequence ATGTTGAGTACTACGCTTCCCCTCCTCTCCCTCGGCGCGGTAGCGGTGCCGTTTGTCACGGCGCTGATTATCGTGATGACTCCACAGCGTGCAGCCAAATGGCTGTGTATTACGGCAGCCGCGATATCCACGCTGTTTACGTTGCTTATCTGGGGGAACTTGGCTGCTAGTGGCCTTGATTCCATTACAGTGCCGTTAGCACAATTTGGATCTACGCAGGTTATCGGGCTTATTTTTGACAAAGTAAGCGTTATGTTGGCACCGTGTTTTGTGGGAATTGGTCTTCTGATTTCCATTTACTCGGTGGGCTACATGAATGCTGGCAACCGCGAGCATCCCGATGCGCCGCGTCGTCGTTTCTATGCGTTCTTCACAGTGTTTATTGGTGCGATGGCCGGTTTGGTGTATTCCTCGACGGTTATCGGTCAGCTGATGTTCTTTGAGATTACCGGTGCCTGCTCATGGGCATTGATCGGCTATTATGACACGCCAACGGCTCGCAAAGCAGCTATGAAGGCACTTATTTTGACGCACATTGCATCATTGGGTTTGTATGCCGCTGCTGCCATTCTGTACATGAATACGGGCACATTCGAGACAACAGCCATTGCGCAGTTGGCCCCGAATGTAAAGATAGCTTGCCTGATTCTTATTCTGATTGCCGCTTGGGGTAAATCTGCCCAGCTACCGTTTTACATGTGGTTGCCTTCTGCTATGGAAGCGCCCACGCCAGTCTCTGCCTATCTGCATGGTGCCTCCATGGTTAAGGTGGGCGTGGCAGTATTTGCGCGTGCGCTAATCGGTGCAGGCCAAATCCCCGAAGTTGTCGGTTGGGTTGTTGTTATTGGTGGCATCTTAACCTGCCTGTTTGCTTTCCTGATGTATTTGCCACAGAAGGATATGAAACGTCTGCTGGCTTTTTCAACTATCTCGCAGTTGGCCTATATTTTCTTAGGTTTTGGTTTTTACATCTTTGGCAGCAATCTTGCTCTGTCAGGCAGCATCACGCATATCTTCAATCATGCATTTACGAAGACCCTATTCTTCTTAATTGCTGGTGCCTTCAGTTACACAATGGGCACACGCATGCTGCCCAAGTTAAAAGGTGTACTAAAGAAGCGCCCTATTTTAGGTGTTGGGTTTGGTGTCGCAGCCTTATCGATCGCCGGCGCGCCGCCAATGAACCTGTTCTTCAGTAAGTACGTCATTTTCTGCGGCGGTATTGAGGCAGCTGAGCATAATCCCATTCTTATGGCGATTGTCATTATTGCTCTTATTGAGACAGTTGGTTGCTTTGCTTGGTTTCTCAAGTGGACCGGTGCCGTGTTACCGGGTGAGCCATCCGAGGTAGTTGAAGCCTCACAGCCGGTGCCTAAACCGATGGTCGGCGTGTTCATTGTGCTGATTATTTTGGTAATGTGCTCCAGCTTTGTTGCAGCCGGCTGGTTGGGCTAG
- the hyfE gene encoding hydrogenase 4 membrane subunit: MTGFSLVNFLGALLIVTSTMVVLTKKAKPTAFVYAVQSLVLVSIFIVLGATTNSHELFTWAGTAFITKVVIVPAIIWYLASKVGDAGASLEPRITPPRAIVLVAIEVFICFVVVQGFTLPTAFEVKPALAISLAHFFIGLTCIVTQRNIVKQIFGYCLMENGSHLTLALLAPQAPELVEVGVATDAFLAVIIMAVVAWRIYHATHSLDAEELMELNG; the protein is encoded by the coding sequence ATGACTGGATTTTCGTTAGTTAATTTTCTGGGTGCGCTGTTGATTGTGACATCAACAATGGTCGTGCTCACAAAGAAGGCCAAACCGACAGCGTTTGTATACGCTGTGCAATCACTGGTATTGGTAAGTATCTTTATTGTCCTTGGTGCAACAACAAATTCGCACGAGCTCTTTACCTGGGCTGGTACCGCATTTATTACAAAGGTTGTTATCGTACCCGCCATTATCTGGTATCTTGCGAGCAAGGTGGGCGATGCTGGTGCTAGTTTAGAGCCACGTATTACCCCACCGCGTGCCATTGTTTTGGTGGCCATCGAAGTATTTATTTGCTTCGTTGTGGTGCAGGGTTTCACGCTGCCAACAGCCTTCGAGGTAAAACCTGCATTGGCAATTTCTCTTGCCCACTTCTTTATTGGACTGACGTGTATTGTCACGCAGCGCAATATCGTCAAGCAGATCTTCGGATACTGCCTGATGGAGAACGGTTCGCATCTGACACTAGCTCTTTTGGCCCCTCAAGCTCCGGAGCTGGTGGAAGTTGGTGTCGCAACGGATGCATTTCTCGCGGTCATCATCATGGCTGTGGTGGCATGGCGCATTTATCACGCCACGCATTCGCTTGATGCCGAAGAACTTATGGAACTGAACGGTTAG
- a CDS encoding hydrogenase 4 subunit F — translation MDFSALLLTLIAVPLVAGLFMAVLPSKAVPRVAYEAIHLLSVTAACVLSLAVVVHVMAGGKPVDALGMWLHLDALGSVFVALIGVIGFLTGLYSVPYVRNDVAIGHMNNARVKQFYLFFSLFIFTMLVVATSNNIILMWVGIEATTLSTVFLVGAYDAKLSLEAAWKYVIVCTAGVAFGLYSTVLIYANAADVMANPHEAIFMTSIMPYATQLDGMLVQVAFVFAAIGFGTKAGLFPMHTWLPDAHSEAPSPVSGLLSGVLLKCAMLIIMRFYILACQSIGSQFPRLVMLIIGILSVFMAALAVFSQDDLKRKLAYHSCENVGIVALFLGFGGPLGIAAALLHCITHGFTKALLFCISGNVLMKYGTRDLNKISGILKTMPATGVLMSIGFFALAGFPPFAMFVSEITGITAGVIEGQWFVIVVFVIALTIVVAACAHVVTQAVMGKVPEGMKKGDVSPVALIPEVVLVALILWFGVAMPQPVLNGIEQATAIVLQQDDTAALHEAPLFRDLFATTDGAHTHDQAMPPASSSK, via the coding sequence ATGGATTTTTCTGCGCTCTTACTGACGCTCATAGCCGTACCACTTGTTGCTGGCCTGTTCATGGCTGTTTTGCCTTCCAAGGCAGTACCCCGTGTGGCATATGAAGCAATTCACCTGCTGTCGGTGACGGCGGCTTGTGTGCTTTCACTTGCGGTAGTGGTGCATGTTATGGCAGGTGGCAAACCAGTGGATGCATTGGGGATGTGGTTACATCTCGATGCGCTCGGCAGTGTGTTTGTTGCTCTTATTGGTGTTATTGGATTTTTGACCGGCTTATATTCAGTGCCTTATGTTCGCAACGATGTGGCTATAGGGCACATGAATAACGCGCGTGTCAAACAGTTTTACCTGTTCTTTAGTCTGTTTATTTTTACGATGCTTGTTGTTGCTACGTCGAACAACATCATTTTGATGTGGGTTGGTATTGAAGCAACGACGCTCTCTACCGTGTTTTTGGTTGGCGCTTACGATGCGAAATTGTCGCTCGAGGCTGCTTGGAAGTACGTCATTGTATGTACTGCTGGCGTAGCGTTTGGTCTGTATAGCACGGTGCTTATTTATGCTAATGCTGCCGATGTGATGGCTAATCCACACGAGGCCATTTTTATGACATCAATCATGCCGTATGCGACTCAACTTGACGGTATGCTCGTGCAGGTCGCATTCGTGTTTGCGGCTATTGGCTTTGGCACAAAAGCGGGCTTATTCCCTATGCACACCTGGCTGCCCGATGCTCACTCTGAAGCACCGAGCCCTGTGTCGGGTCTACTGTCTGGTGTACTTTTGAAATGTGCCATGTTGATTATCATGCGCTTCTATATCTTGGCATGCCAGTCGATCGGGTCACAGTTCCCGCGCCTTGTAATGCTTATCATTGGTATTTTATCGGTGTTTATGGCGGCTCTTGCGGTGTTCTCGCAGGACGACCTCAAACGTAAGCTTGCGTATCACTCGTGTGAAAACGTCGGTATTGTAGCCCTGTTCTTAGGGTTTGGCGGCCCGCTGGGCATTGCGGCAGCACTGTTGCACTGCATTACTCACGGCTTTACCAAAGCACTGTTGTTCTGCATTTCGGGCAACGTATTAATGAAGTACGGCACACGTGATTTGAACAAGATCAGCGGTATCTTGAAAACCATGCCAGCGACTGGCGTGCTCATGTCCATTGGTTTCTTTGCTCTGGCTGGTTTTCCGCCGTTCGCTATGTTTGTTTCAGAAATAACAGGTATTACTGCGGGTGTTATCGAGGGACAGTGGTTCGTGATCGTTGTGTTTGTGATCGCGCTTACTATTGTGGTTGCAGCTTGTGCTCATGTGGTTACCCAGGCAGTTATGGGTAAGGTGCCCGAAGGTATGAAAAAGGGCGATGTAAGTCCCGTGGCACTTATTCCCGAAGTAGTGTTAGTGGCGCTTATCCTGTGGTTTGGCGTTGCGATGCCTCAGCCGGTGCTTAATGGCATCGAACAGGCGACAGCTATCGTGCTACAGCAGGATGATACTGCGGCGCTGCACGAAGCTCCGCTGTTCCGCGATTTGTTTGCCACTACCGATGGTGCTCACACGCACGATCAGGCGATGCCGCCTGCGAGCTCGTCTAAATAG
- a CDS encoding NADH-quinone oxidoreductase subunit C, producing the protein MDTRPLEKRPGATHAEAVRNRFPGVVRDVSWQDEDQMTITVAIDSLPDVVEYLYFGRGGFLPMMVGNDERPLTGNYALYYILSMEEEDPCWCTVRVEVPADTCEFPSVTPRVPACVWSEREVRDMYGLTPVGLPDERRLVLPDDWPDDLYPLRKDSMDYRHRPMPASDVENYEFLADTGEHETTIMPMGPLHITSDEPGHFRLFVEGENIIDADYRLFYVHRGMEKVAESRMNYDAVTFLADRVCGICGNAHSVAYAEAVEHAQGIEVPERAQYIRAISLEVERMHSHLLNLGLVCHYCGFDTGFQHFFRVREDSMRLAELLTGHRKTYGINLIGGVRRDILSEQKLATFKAVDKLRKDVKGLVDELMSTPNFIDRTKGVGRLDPQIARAFSPVGPCMRGSGFTRDVRFDHPFDGYKFLPDTFKARSHDGCDVMSRSMVRIEEFLDSCDMVEYLLDNAPEGPILTQDWTYTPHKYALGYTEAPRGEDTHWAMVGDNQKCYRWRAKAATYSNWPILRYMFRGNTISDAALIVGSMDPCYSCTDRVTVVDVEKNTSKTLTKDQLESYCVRRTHSPLKD; encoded by the coding sequence ATGGATACAAGACCTTTAGAGAAACGGCCGGGTGCGACGCACGCTGAAGCGGTGCGCAATCGCTTCCCTGGCGTGGTGCGAGACGTGAGCTGGCAGGATGAAGATCAAATGACGATCACTGTCGCCATTGATTCGCTGCCTGACGTTGTCGAATACCTTTACTTTGGTCGTGGTGGATTTCTGCCGATGATGGTAGGTAACGACGAACGTCCACTGACGGGCAATTACGCGCTGTACTATATTTTATCTATGGAAGAAGAAGATCCATGCTGGTGCACGGTGCGTGTTGAGGTGCCAGCCGATACATGCGAGTTCCCTTCAGTAACACCGCGTGTTCCTGCTTGCGTATGGAGCGAACGCGAAGTACGCGATATGTACGGCCTCACTCCTGTTGGTTTACCTGATGAACGTCGCCTGGTTCTTCCTGATGACTGGCCAGACGACCTTTATCCGCTGCGTAAGGACTCGATGGATTACCGTCATCGTCCTATGCCAGCAAGCGATGTAGAAAATTATGAATTCCTGGCTGATACGGGCGAGCATGAAACGACAATCATGCCTATGGGTCCGTTGCATATTACCTCTGACGAACCCGGACATTTTCGCCTGTTCGTCGAAGGTGAAAACATTATTGATGCAGATTATCGCTTGTTCTATGTTCATCGCGGCATGGAAAAAGTTGCTGAATCGCGTATGAATTATGATGCGGTTACCTTCCTGGCCGACCGTGTTTGTGGCATTTGCGGTAACGCTCATTCGGTTGCGTACGCCGAGGCAGTCGAGCATGCTCAAGGTATTGAAGTACCCGAGCGTGCCCAGTATATTCGTGCTATCTCGTTGGAAGTTGAGCGCATGCACTCTCATCTGCTCAACTTAGGCTTGGTATGTCACTACTGCGGTTTTGATACGGGTTTCCAGCATTTCTTCCGCGTACGCGAAGATTCGATGCGTCTTGCTGAATTGCTGACCGGTCATCGCAAGACCTATGGCATCAATCTTATCGGCGGTGTGCGCCGCGATATCCTTTCCGAGCAGAAGCTGGCGACATTCAAAGCGGTTGATAAACTGCGTAAAGACGTTAAAGGCTTGGTTGACGAGCTAATGAGCACGCCAAACTTTATTGATCGTACAAAAGGTGTTGGGCGACTTGACCCGCAGATCGCTCGTGCATTTAGCCCAGTTGGTCCCTGCATGCGTGGTTCAGGCTTTACACGCGACGTGCGGTTTGATCATCCATTCGATGGCTATAAGTTCCTGCCGGACACCTTCAAAGCACGTTCACATGATGGTTGCGATGTTATGAGCCGCTCTATGGTTCGTATCGAAGAGTTCCTTGATAGCTGCGATATGGTTGAATATCTGCTCGATAATGCACCAGAAGGTCCAATTCTGACGCAGGATTGGACGTACACGCCGCATAAATATGCGTTGGGTTATACTGAGGCGCCGCGCGGCGAGGATACACACTGGGCTATGGTTGGCGATAACCAAAAGTGCTATCGCTGGCGTGCCAAGGCAGCTACGTATAGTAACTGGCCTATTCTGCGCTATATGTTCCGTGGCAATACCATTTCTGATGCAGCGCTTATCGTCGGCAGTATGGACCCGTGCTACTCTTGTACTGACCGGGTAACGGTGGTAGACGTTGAGAAGAACACCAGTAAGACACTCACAAAAGATCAGCTGGAATCATACTGCGTCCGCCGTACGCATTCTCCGCTGAAGGATTAG
- a CDS encoding formate hydrogenlyase complex iron-sulfur subunit — protein sequence MLKTLRNILKTGDATIKYPFAPYDTVPYMRGKPEHDLEKCIACAACAVACPPNAIQMPTDLSAGTITWSIDYGRCIFCGRCEEVCPVVAIKLTNEFELAVASKSDLIEDCTYTLQKCSKCGQYFAPRKEVDYAVRIMQADKDNPEAQEAARLAGICPTCKRIADATAAQAAVRAQGGN from the coding sequence ATGCTGAAGACTTTACGCAACATCCTGAAAACGGGCGACGCAACGATTAAGTATCCGTTCGCGCCCTATGACACCGTGCCTTATATGCGCGGCAAGCCCGAGCACGACCTTGAAAAGTGCATTGCCTGTGCAGCCTGTGCGGTTGCCTGTCCGCCGAATGCTATTCAGATGCCAACCGACTTGTCGGCAGGCACGATTACGTGGTCAATTGATTACGGTCGCTGCATCTTTTGTGGTCGCTGCGAAGAAGTATGTCCGGTAGTGGCAATTAAGCTGACTAACGAATTTGAACTTGCTGTGGCGAGCAAATCCGACCTGATTGAAGATTGCACATATACATTGCAGAAGTGCTCGAAGTGTGGGCAGTATTTCGCGCCGCGCAAAGAAGTCGATTATGCAGTGCGCATCATGCAGGCGGACAAAGACAATCCTGAAGCGCAAGAAGCTGCGCGCTTGGCAGGCATCTGTCCTACCTGTAAGCGCATTGCTGATGCGACAGCAGCTCAAGCGGCTGTGCGCGCGCAAGGAGGTAACTAA
- a CDS encoding NADH-quinone oxidoreductase subunit B family protein encodes MTSNTITETRSTQSSIMQGYETRSTATAQKLQYQLEPKVLDQKIAEAKAALLNDIKRSVYIYRVDCGGCNGCEIEIFGTLTPVFDAERFGIKNMASPRHADILVYTGAVTRAMRLPALRAYEAAPDPKLIVSYGACGCTGGIFHDNYCVWGGTDKLFPVDVYIPGCPPSPAQTIYGFAMALGLLGQKLHEKHLVEGEGEQAPIMFADIPYKLRCELEREARRMAGYVYGRDLVDTFMQALEPEDGKVLTSVDALIEAESDPRKVEIYADLKQILTSKIVGKKA; translated from the coding sequence ATGACTTCAAATACTATTACCGAGACGAGGTCAACCCAAAGCTCCATTATGCAAGGGTACGAGACCCGCTCAACAGCAACAGCTCAGAAGCTTCAGTATCAGTTGGAGCCGAAGGTGCTTGACCAGAAGATTGCTGAAGCGAAGGCAGCCCTGCTTAACGATATTAAACGTTCTGTGTATATCTACCGCGTCGACTGTGGTGGCTGCAATGGCTGCGAAATTGAAATTTTTGGCACCTTGACACCAGTGTTTGATGCCGAACGTTTTGGTATCAAAAATATGGCAAGTCCGCGCCATGCTGATATTCTCGTGTATACCGGTGCAGTTACGCGTGCCATGCGCTTGCCAGCTCTACGTGCTTACGAAGCGGCTCCCGATCCGAAACTCATCGTTTCATATGGAGCATGTGGCTGCACAGGTGGTATCTTTCACGATAATTACTGTGTTTGGGGCGGTACCGACAAGCTATTTCCGGTTGATGTCTATATTCCTGGTTGCCCGCCGTCGCCGGCACAGACCATTTATGGCTTTGCTATGGCACTTGGCCTGTTGGGCCAGAAGCTTCACGAAAAGCACCTGGTAGAAGGTGAAGGCGAGCAGGCACCGATTATGTTTGCTGACATACCGTATAAGCTACGGTGCGAATTAGAGCGCGAGGCTCGTCGCATGGCAGGGTATGTTTACGGTCGCGATCTGGTCGATACCTTTATGCAGGCGCTTGAGCCAGAAGACGGCAAGGTTCTTACTTCGGTTGATGCGCTTATTGAGGCAGAATCTGATCCGCGCAAGGTTGAAATTTACGCTGACTTGAAGCAGATTTTAACGTCAAAGATCGTTGGCAAGAAGGCATAA
- the hycH gene encoding formate hydrogenlyase maturation protein HycH, whose protein sequence is MADKEYVPGENRMEAIGSTGDHISFYLLTRKMVDNAKSIPEDVQDVLYYTLAIGHHTGVMDFFEERLSIPVESYRKIVDLMEDDQARRKWLGVFKFGEIEVGKEHLSQVLPAARSALSHIDVFNEVGKKSISLTADEIDELSRLVELLLRVRSETNVYLMVRRTQ, encoded by the coding sequence ATGGCAGATAAGGAATACGTACCGGGCGAGAATCGCATGGAAGCCATTGGCAGTACGGGGGATCACATTTCCTTTTACTTGCTGACGCGTAAAATGGTGGACAACGCGAAATCCATTCCCGAAGATGTGCAGGACGTGTTGTATTACACGCTTGCTATCGGACACCATACCGGTGTCATGGATTTCTTCGAGGAACGCCTTTCTATTCCTGTTGAAAGCTATCGCAAGATAGTTGACTTGATGGAAGACGATCAGGCTCGTCGTAAGTGGCTTGGGGTATTTAAGTTCGGTGAGATTGAAGTTGGTAAAGAACATCTTTCTCAGGTGTTACCTGCAGCTCGATCAGCACTTTCTCATATCGACGTATTCAATGAAGTAGGCAAGAAAAGTATCTCGCTTACTGCCGATGAAATCGATGAGCTGTCCCGTCTTGTGGAGCTGCTTTTGCGTGTACGCAGCGAAACTAATGTGTACCTCATGGTAAGGAGGACACAATGA
- a CDS encoding hydrogenase 3 maturation endopeptidase HyCI — protein MSVDEQHVNSSTTEKAADEKPRNIVFTAGSVLRGDDAAGPLLAKILDEDPADGWEVIDGGQTPEDDLGYIRDRAPERILFVDASKMGLLPGMVRQLSAEDVAESFLITTHSLPISFLLKRLYEVCNDVTFLGIQVASTEFFDPVTPEVRHAVEDIARRVRQGADFSDYEHIQ, from the coding sequence ATGAGCGTCGACGAGCAGCACGTGAATAGTTCAACTACAGAGAAAGCAGCGGACGAAAAGCCGCGCAATATTGTATTTACGGCTGGCAGTGTACTACGAGGCGATGATGCTGCTGGCCCATTACTAGCGAAAATACTTGATGAAGACCCCGCTGACGGGTGGGAGGTTATTGATGGCGGACAGACGCCTGAGGATGACTTGGGCTATATTCGCGATCGAGCGCCGGAGCGGATTCTGTTTGTTGATGCATCAAAAATGGGCTTGCTACCAGGTATGGTTCGGCAGCTCTCTGCTGAAGATGTAGCCGAATCATTCCTGATTACTACGCATTCTCTGCCTATTTCATTTCTGCTCAAGCGGTTGTACGAGGTGTGCAATGACGTGACATTCCTTGGCATTCAAGTTGCTTCGACCGAATTCTTTGATCCCGTGACGCCTGAGGTGCGCCATGCGGTAGAAGATATAGCGCGACGGGTTCGACAAGGAGCTGACTTTTCGGACTACGAGCATATTCAATAA
- a CDS encoding formate/nitrite transporter family protein, which translates to MSATAEDLKGLKPDALAPAEVEMKSETIGVGKANMAPVKMFVSAMLAGAFIAFGGMYFCIFLGDATMPFAAQRMVGGICFCLGLVLVLCCGCELFTGNSLMVTALASKKIGIGGLLKNWVIVWIGNLAGAIVAVFFIWMAHVGALNGGNVANAMYNVALGKVTPDWMTLFFKGIMCNIFVCLAVWIGFSARTVVDKVIGILLPISAFVAAGFEHCVANMSFLPMGFALNAFAGIGDPGTITIASVFYNLSAATLGNIVGGAIVGLAYWFVYAQGKKKQG; encoded by the coding sequence ATGAGTGCAACTGCGGAGGATTTGAAAGGCCTGAAGCCTGATGCACTTGCGCCCGCTGAAGTTGAGATGAAGTCTGAAACTATTGGCGTGGGCAAAGCAAATATGGCTCCGGTGAAGATGTTTGTCTCGGCGATGCTAGCTGGTGCGTTCATTGCATTTGGTGGCATGTACTTTTGCATCTTCTTAGGCGATGCAACTATGCCATTTGCTGCGCAGCGTATGGTGGGGGGCATTTGCTTTTGCTTAGGTCTGGTGTTGGTTTTATGCTGCGGATGCGAGCTATTTACGGGTAACTCGTTGATGGTGACAGCGCTGGCTTCTAAAAAAATTGGCATAGGTGGTCTGCTGAAGAACTGGGTTATTGTCTGGATCGGCAACTTGGCTGGTGCCATTGTGGCGGTGTTCTTCATCTGGATGGCTCATGTTGGTGCACTCAATGGCGGTAACGTGGCGAACGCTATGTACAACGTGGCACTGGGCAAGGTAACTCCTGATTGGATGACCCTGTTCTTCAAGGGAATTATGTGCAATATTTTTGTTTGCTTGGCTGTGTGGATCGGTTTTTCTGCTCGTACCGTGGTTGATAAGGTTATCGGTATTCTGCTTCCGATTTCTGCTTTTGTTGCTGCCGGCTTCGAGCACTGTGTTGCCAACATGTCCTTTTTGCCGATGGGTTTTGCTCTCAATGCTTTTGCTGGTATCGGCGATCCGGGTACCATTACCATTGCAAGCGTGTTCTATAACCTTTCTGCAGCGACACTCGGTAACATTGTCGGCGGCGCAATCGTCGGTTTGGCATACTGGTTTGTGTATGCACAGGGAAAGAAAAAGCAGGGCTAA